The following are encoded in a window of Brachyhypopomus gauderio isolate BG-103 chromosome 18, BGAUD_0.2, whole genome shotgun sequence genomic DNA:
- the nsrp1 gene encoding nuclear speckle splicing regulatory protein 1 — protein sequence MATSGSKQYGLILPNKSSSKSASIPRPSIFGDDSDDETSVGESLQKEAIKKKMMKQTRLEMQKALEEDSSVYEYDNVYDDIQKQRLESNKKLLGGADRKPKYINQLMRAVEERKKEQERRDERKIQKEREAEGEKFADKEAYVTSAYRQKLKERQEELEKERIAAEMEAALDVKKQKDLSGFYRHLLNQTVGEETLPDRCAERKDESKDQKTTIKKPPASDSEAEPHSDDDNRASKSEFSKTGSSSSHSKRHYRQRSPSSGSADDQVEETKQEKEKRGHKEREKDRGRDRERDRQGQQKEDRDHRRDRDRHSERDEDRRRERKEREQDKEKDDRKRNRGDGSPKERDRDRNGERQRHKERECHRTDDGAKGRGVEKEKEERSQDNEDKKDEQEENGSQAEVATEPSKFAKRSSDQTVNSARERFLARQMARSAAKAYIEQEED from the exons ATGGCAACCTCCGGCAGTAAACA ATATGGGCTCATTTTACCCAATAAAAGCTCATCAAAGTCTGCATCAATCCCACGACCTTCTATATTTGGGGATGACTCTGATGATGAG ACCTCTGTTGGTGAGAGTTTGCAGAAGGAAGCAATCaagaagaagatgatgaagCAG ACCCGTCTTGAGATGCAGAAGGCACTGGAGGAAGACAGCAGTGTTTATGAGTATGACAATGTGTATGATGACATCCAGAAACAAAGACTTGAGAGCAATAAGAAACTGCTAGGCGGTGCTGACAGAAAG CCAAAGTACATAAACCAGCTAATGCGCGCTGTGGAAGAAAGGAAGAAGGAGCAGGAGCGACGTGACGAGAGAAAGAttcagaaggagagagaggctgagggcGAGAAGTTTGCCGATAAAGAAGCGTACGTCACCTCAGCCTATAGGCAGAAGCTcaaggagagacaggaggagctggagaaagAAAGGATTGCCGCAGAGATGGAGG ctGCCTTGGATGTGAAGAAGCAAAAAGACTTGAGTGGATTTTACAGACACCTTTTGAATCAGACTGTGGGAGAAGAGACTCTTCCTGATCGGTGTGCTGAGAG GAAGGATGAATCAAAAGATCAAAAAACGACTATTAAAAAACCACCAGCAAGTGACAGTGAAGCAGAGCCACACAGTGATGATGACAACAGAGCTTCAAAATCAGAATTCAGCAAGACcggcagcagcagcagccacTCCAAACGGCACTACCGCCAGAGGTCTCCTTCCTCTGGCAGCGCTGATGATCAAGTGGAGGAGACGaaacaagagaaagaaaagaggggccacaaagagagagagaaggacaggggaagggacagagagagagacaggcagggcCAACAGAAAGAGGACAGGGACCACAGGAGGGACAGAGACCGCCACAGCGAGAGGGACGAGGACAGGCGGCGAGAGAGAAAAGAGCGTGAACAAGACAAAGAGAAGGACGACAGGAAGAGGAACAGAGGCGACGGCAGTCCAAAAGAGAGGGACCGCGACAGGAACGGGGAGCGGCAGAGGCACAAAGAGCGAGAATGCCACAGAACAGATGATGGAGCGAAAGGCAGGGGTGTGGAAAAGGAGAAGGAAGAGAGGAGCCAAGACAATGAGGACAAGAAGGATGAGCAGGAGGAAAATGGCTCCCAAGCTGAGGTGGCGACGGAGCCTAGCAAATTTGCAAAGCGCAGTAGTGACCAGACTGTGAACTCTGCCAGGGAGAGATTCCTGGCCCGGCAGATGGCTCGTTCGGCTGCAAAGGCCTACATCGAACAGGAGGAAGATTAG